A window of Candidatus Protochlamydia phocaeensis genomic DNA:
ACGTTGATTAAGGCAATTCCACCCCCTCCATACTGAGGGGGATCTAGATCTTTTTTAGTGGTCACTTTTTCTTTAAAAAGATTTTGCTCGGCTTCAAATGCGATTCCGATTCCATTGTCCTCTACTTCCAGTCTTAGCCTCCCTTCTTTAAAAAGCAAGCGGATGTCAAGAATTGCTTCATAGCCAGCATTTTCTTTGCTTAAACGCTGCAATAGACTGTCAGCTGCATTTGTTATATAATGATTGCTAATTTCGGAAAAAAAATGATTACACAAATCAATATCTTCTCGGTTAGTCACTTGTTCTTTTAATTGATTAAATAAATGGTAAAACGCATCCAATCCTTTTAAAGCTAGAAAATGCAAGATCTTTTCCTTTACCGAAAGAGGGTGATTAGAGAGTGCATACCAGTTTAATTTATTTTCAAAATCATGCCAATTCTGCGCTTGAGTCAATTGATGACTTAATTCTGCATAGGTTCCCCTTATTTGTTCTTCGCATGTAAATAGGGAACTTTGTTCTTTTATAGATGGAGAATAATTAATATCTAAAGAAATTAAAGGATTCATAATAAAAAATATTTTTAATATTTATAAAAAATTGAAGTGGGAAAATAAAAAACAAAAGAAAAATTCTCCTTTTTTGGAAAATATTTCTCAAGGCTAAAGGAGGCAAAGAGGTAGAAATTCTAAAATCTTGACAATCATGCCCGTGTTGAAGCCGATGAGTCTTGCCAGTTTTCAAATTTTAATGCATCTCGCGAATTTATTAATTTTTTATTTTATATATTTATTTAGATTAAATCCAATTAAAACATAATTATTTGTTAATTTGTTTTTAAATACATTATTTATTTTAAAAAATAATAAATTAAATACTTAAATTATTTATAATAAAAATAGATGGTTTTTGATTAAATTTTAAAGAGGTTTGTATGAGTATAAGTGGGAATCTTCATTCATTCAACCGAGAGCTATTCGAACAAGATATTCAAACCAAGCTTGAGGGGTTAGCCCACTTGGATTTATCAATAATTGATCCTCAGTCGGATGAATTAACACCTGAGAAAGGTCAATTAGTGCGAGAAATTTTAGATGGGTTGGAAATGATAAAGGGCAATATGGAATATGCGAATAGCCAATTCGTTCCACGCTTCTTTGAAAAAGTGAAGAATTTGACCAATCACATCAAATTACCTGAATCCAATCAACAAACCATTACCTCTGTCATTCAATCTGTTTTTACCAATATTTCCGAAAAGCGGATCATTAATTTAATGCAGCAGATAGGGGAATTTAAGGGAGCTATT
This region includes:
- a CDS encoding ATP-binding protein; translated protein: MNPLISLDINYSPSIKEQSSLFTCEEQIRGTYAELSHQLTQAQNWHDFENKLNWYALSNHPLSVKEKILHFLALKGLDAFYHLFNQLKEQVTNREDIDLCNHFFSEISNHYITNAADSLLQRLSKENAGYEAILDIRLLFKEGRLRLEVEDNGIGIAFEAEQNLFKEKVTTKKDLDPPQYGGGGIALINVNLLKDRLKGQSGFLNKGQDQGAKFWFEASLENCKQGLEMPAYQQ